Proteins from one bacterium genomic window:
- a CDS encoding DUF5009 domain-containing protein, with amino-acid sequence MDTSKARRLVSLDAFRGAVIAGMLVVNNVPWTNATPRQLMHAPWGQGVTFTDMILPWFVLAMGVAIPQSHAAHGSVWLRIWRIARRAVLLVALGVLIDSLEARQLALNIDVLQLLGLSYLAAAALGGLPVLARLAAAAGLLGGYAGLLAFVPVPGAAPGVLSESHNIVRYLNDTYLTRYHVAGLLSVAPASALALIGGAAGEVLRRGVLWGVPDERRALHPALAVAAVGLGGLALAAGGGVWGAVLPLSKPLWTPSYALLAGGFGLALLAAFYALADVAGWRPVAAPLAVLGVNAIVAYVVPILFKLLVLDAWQARTAAGAFVSLESAIIASLVARVGTVPALWLYTGAYVAVWWLVLVPLYRARIFVRV; translated from the coding sequence GTGGACCAATGCCACCCCCCGGCAGCTGATGCACGCGCCGTGGGGGCAGGGCGTGACCTTCACGGACATGATCCTGCCGTGGTTCGTGCTCGCGATGGGCGTCGCCATCCCGCAGAGCCACGCGGCGCACGGGTCCGTCTGGCTCCGGATATGGCGCATCGCGCGGCGGGCCGTGTTGCTCGTCGCGCTCGGCGTCCTGATCGATTCCCTCGAAGCGCGCCAGCTCGCGCTCAACATCGACGTGCTCCAGCTGCTCGGTCTTTCGTATCTTGCAGCCGCCGCGCTCGGCGGACTGCCGGTCCTCGCGCGCCTCGCCGCCGCGGCGGGCCTCTTGGGCGGCTACGCCGGGCTCCTCGCGTTCGTGCCGGTTCCGGGCGCCGCGCCCGGCGTGCTGAGCGAGAGTCACAACATCGTGCGGTATCTCAACGACACGTACCTGACGCGCTATCACGTCGCGGGCCTGCTCTCCGTCGCGCCCGCCTCCGCGCTCGCATTGATCGGCGGAGCGGCCGGCGAGGTGCTCCGCCGCGGCGTCCTGTGGGGCGTGCCGGACGAGCGCCGGGCCCTCCATCCCGCATTGGCGGTGGCGGCCGTCGGGCTCGGAGGGCTCGCGCTCGCGGCCGGCGGCGGGGTCTGGGGCGCCGTCCTGCCGCTCAGCAAACCGCTCTGGACGCCGTCGTACGCGCTGCTCGCCGGCGGCTTTGGGCTCGCGCTGCTGGCGGCGTTCTACGCGCTGGCCGACGTCGCCGGCTGGCGTCCCGTCGCCGCGCCGCTCGCCGTGCTCGGCGTGAACGCGATCGTAGCCTACGTGGTGCCGATTCTCTTCAAGCTGCTCGTGCTGGACGCCTGGCAGGCGCGCACTGCCGCCGGCGCCTTCGTCTCGCTGGAATCGGCGATTATCGCCTCGCTCGTCGCCCGGGTCGGCACGGTGCCGGCGCTGTGGCTCTATACCGGCGCGTACGTCGCGGTGTGGTGGCTCGTCCTGGTTCCGCTGTACCGGGCCCGGATTTTCGTTCGCGTCTGA